A genomic stretch from Chryseobacterium sp. SNU WT5 includes:
- a CDS encoding tetracycline-inactivating monooxygenase Tet(X2) encodes MTMRIDTDKQMNLLSDKNVAIIGGGPVGLTMAKLLQQNGIDVSVYERDNDREARIFGGTLDLHKGSGQEAMKKAGLLQTYYDLALPMGVNIADEKGNILSTKNVKPENRFDNPEINRNDLRAILLNSLENDTVIWDRKLVMLEPGKKKWTLTFENKPSETADLVILANGGMSKVRKFVTDTEVEETGTFNIQADIHQPEINCPGFFQLCNGNRLMASHQGNLLFANPNNNGALHFGISFKTPDEWKNQTQVDFQNRNSVVDFLLKEFSDWDERYKELIHTTLSFVGLATRIFPLEKPWKSKRPLPITMIGDAAHLMPPFAGQGVNSGLVDALILSDNLADGKFNSIEEAVKNYEQQMFIYGKEAQEESTQNEIEMFKPDFTFQQLLNV; translated from the coding sequence ATGACAATGCGAATAGATACAGACAAACAAATGAATTTACTTAGTGATAAGAACGTTGCAATAATTGGTGGTGGACCCGTTGGACTGACTATGGCAAAATTATTACAGCAAAACGGCATAGACGTTTCAGTTTACGAAAGAGACAACGACCGAGAGGCAAGAATTTTTGGTGGAACCCTTGACCTACACAAAGGTTCAGGTCAGGAAGCAATGAAAAAAGCGGGATTGTTACAAACTTATTATGACTTAGCCTTACCAATGGGTGTAAATATTGCTGATGAAAAAGGCAATATTTTATCCACAAAAAATGTAAAGCCCGAAAATCGATTTGACAATCCTGAAATAAACAGAAATGACTTAAGGGCTATCTTGTTGAATAGTTTAGAAAACGACACGGTTATTTGGGATAGAAAACTTGTTATGCTTGAACCTGGTAAGAAGAAGTGGACACTAACTTTTGAGAATAAACCGAGTGAAACAGCAGATTTGGTTATTCTTGCCAATGGCGGGATGTCCAAGGTAAGAAAATTTGTTACCGACACGGAAGTTGAAGAAACAGGTACTTTCAATATACAAGCCGATATTCATCAACCAGAGATAAACTGTCCTGGATTTTTTCAGCTATGCAATGGAAACCGGCTAATGGCATCTCACCAAGGTAATTTATTATTTGCTAACCCCAATAATAATGGTGCATTGCATTTTGGAATAAGTTTTAAAACACCTGATGAATGGAAAAACCAAACGCAGGTAGATTTTCAAAACAGAAATAGTGTCGTTGATTTTCTTCTGAAAGAATTTTCCGATTGGGACGAACGCTACAAAGAATTGATTCATACGACGTTGTCATTTGTAGGATTGGCTACACGGATATTTCCTTTAGAAAAGCCTTGGAAAAGCAAGCGCCCATTACCCATAACAATGATTGGGGATGCCGCACATTTGATGCCGCCTTTTGCAGGGCAGGGAGTAAATAGTGGGTTGGTGGATGCCTTGATATTGTCTGATAATCTAGCCGATGGAAAATTTAATAGCATTGAAGAGGCTGTTAAAAATTATGAACAGCAAATGTTTATCTATGGCAAAGAAGCACAAGAAGAATCAACTCAAAACGAAATTGAAATGTTTAAACCCGACTTTACGTTTCAGCAATTGTTAAATGTATAA
- the lnu(I) gene encoding lincosamide nucleotidyltransferase Lnu(I), with amino-acid sequence MTQLQMIDKTKSIAQNDKNISAVFMYGSFTKNEGDKYSDIEFYIFLKDKENFSAENWVSQIHPLALYFTNEYGSEVAIFENMIRGEFHFLTNDQMEVIKSWDGLVEFSDFDKMILVDKEDLLTNTLKEIKTKVPDRTTNENILWLSQSLLNVLLTTSNLIKRQEFAHAYQSLSNVQKYLLWLIRIETYQTKHWESPTKSLEKDIDPDWYSLFQETTSELDPTDIKTAFKKTLTLTEKLFDNLGVEAKLKGVLRRIE; translated from the coding sequence ATGACACAGTTACAAATGATTGACAAAACAAAGTCAATAGCTCAAAATGATAAAAATATTTCTGCCGTATTTATGTACGGGTCATTTACCAAAAATGAAGGGGACAAATATTCAGATATTGAATTCTACATCTTCTTGAAGGATAAAGAAAATTTTTCCGCTGAAAATTGGGTAAGCCAAATTCATCCTTTGGCATTATATTTTACCAACGAGTATGGAAGTGAAGTTGCCATTTTTGAAAATATGATAAGGGGGGAGTTTCATTTTTTGACAAACGACCAAATGGAAGTTATCAAATCGTGGGACGGTTTGGTAGAGTTTAGCGACTTTGACAAGATGATTTTAGTAGATAAAGAAGATTTATTGACTAACACGCTCAAAGAAATAAAAACTAAAGTACCTGATCGAACAACAAATGAAAATATCCTGTGGTTGAGCCAATCATTGTTGAATGTTTTACTTACAACAAGCAACTTAATTAAACGACAGGAATTTGCTCACGCTTACCAAAGCTTATCAAATGTTCAAAAATATTTACTTTGGTTAATAAGAATTGAAACATACCAAACCAAACATTGGGAAAGTCCAACAAAAAGCTTGGAAAAAGACATAGACCCAGATTGGTATTCGTTATTTCAGGAGACAACATCAGAATTAGATCCGACAGATATTAAAACAGCTTTCAAGAAGACATTAACATTGACTGAAAAACTTTTTGATAATCTTGGAGTTGAAGCAAAATTAAAGGGGGTATTAAGGAGAATTGAATAA
- the blaOXA gene encoding OXA-1327 family class D beta-lactamase, producing the protein MKSKSLFSFIVTLFLIYGCSSNRQADGKSNILAKNDINIRGDFQNYFDSCGVEGTIAIYDIRNDKWIVSDTVGLEIETLPASTFKIINLLIALETNTIKDENEIIKWVGSTDTVKYGYRPEIYHDMPVKEAFELSAGWVFVELAKKIGKDTYRKHLAESKYGNNNLSQTEADFWNFGDFAISPKNQVEFVKSFYEEKLPFSKRNIDIVKNVMITEQNEEYTIRAKTGWTRENNINTGWWTGYIETKNGTYIFATRLLQDRKMKRSDFGSCRKEITKKVFKDLNII; encoded by the coding sequence ATGAAATCAAAAAGTTTATTTTCTTTTATTGTAACACTTTTCCTTATTTATGGATGTTCGTCTAACAGACAAGCAGATGGAAAATCAAATATTTTGGCTAAGAACGACATAAATATACGGGGCGACTTCCAAAATTATTTTGACAGTTGCGGAGTTGAAGGCACAATTGCTATTTATGACATTAGAAATGATAAATGGATTGTATCGGACACAGTTGGATTAGAAATTGAAACGCTTCCAGCATCTACATTCAAGATTATAAATTTATTGATTGCTCTTGAAACTAATACTATCAAAGATGAAAACGAAATAATAAAATGGGTTGGTAGTACAGATACAGTTAAGTATGGTTATAGACCCGAAATTTATCACGATATGCCAGTCAAAGAAGCCTTTGAATTATCAGCAGGTTGGGTTTTTGTAGAACTTGCAAAGAAAATCGGAAAAGATACCTATAGAAAACACCTCGCAGAGAGCAAGTATGGAAACAATAATTTATCCCAAACTGAAGCCGATTTTTGGAATTTTGGAGACTTTGCAATTTCGCCTAAAAATCAGGTCGAATTTGTAAAATCTTTTTATGAAGAAAAATTACCCTTTTCTAAGCGAAATATTGACATTGTTAAAAACGTAATGATTACGGAACAAAATGAAGAATATACTATAAGGGCTAAGACAGGTTGGACAAGGGAAAATAACATCAATACAGGTTGGTGGACAGGGTACATTGAGACCAAAAATGGGACTTATATTTTTGCAACAAGACTTTTACAAGACAGAAAAATGAAAAGGTCTGATTTCGGAAGTTGCAGAAAAGAAATTACCAAAAAAGTATTTAAAGACTTGAATATAATTTAA
- a CDS encoding aminoglycoside 6-adenylyltransferase AadS, whose amino-acid sequence MKVREEKLRTIIEWSEKNEDVRVLLLTSSLVNPLALVDEFSDLDIEFVFEDNTNYISDKSWTLKFGNPIAMIEEDESCFNHKHAMKMLLYEDGVKVDFKLYSKSKFIKETQEKELPEDWDIGYKILIDKDGITKQMLKPTYQISIIKKPSEKEFQNLINDFWWDTTYVAKCLVRDEIFYAKFMSETVIRTEYLIPLIEWHIASEHNWNITTNKYGRLFKKYLNQEMWAKTEQTFSGSDIKENWTALFSMTDLVSEIGTELSKKLEYKYPDKLENDIRKYLAGLKPKT is encoded by the coding sequence ATGAAAGTCAGAGAAGAAAAGTTAAGAACAATTATAGAATGGTCGGAGAAAAACGAAGATGTAAGAGTTCTTCTTCTGACAAGTTCACTTGTAAATCCTTTAGCACTTGTTGACGAATTTAGTGATTTAGACATTGAATTTGTTTTTGAGGATAATACAAATTACATTTCAGACAAAAGCTGGACGCTTAAATTCGGAAATCCAATTGCTATGATTGAAGAAGACGAAAGTTGTTTTAACCATAAACACGCAATGAAAATGCTACTTTATGAAGACGGTGTGAAAGTAGATTTTAAACTTTACAGCAAATCAAAATTTATAAAGGAAACGCAAGAGAAAGAATTACCAGAAGATTGGGATATTGGTTATAAAATTTTAATTGATAAAGATGGTATTACAAAGCAAATGCTGAAACCAACTTATCAAATTTCCATTATCAAAAAACCGTCTGAAAAAGAGTTTCAAAATCTAATAAACGATTTTTGGTGGGACACAACTTACGTGGCAAAGTGTCTTGTGAGAGATGAAATATTCTATGCGAAATTTATGTCGGAAACCGTTATTCGCACAGAATATCTAATTCCTTTAATTGAATGGCACATTGCAAGTGAACACAATTGGAACATAACGACCAATAAATATGGACGACTTTTCAAAAAGTATCTTAACCAGGAAATGTGGGCTAAAACAGAACAAACATTTTCAGGGAGCGATATAAAGGAAAATTGGACTGCTCTATTTTCAATGACTGATTTAGTTTCAGAAATAGGAACTGAATTGTCAAAAAAATTAGAGTACAAATACCCGGATAAATTAGAAAATGACATACGAAAATATTTAGCTGGACTAAAACCCAAAACATAA
- a CDS encoding prolyl oligopeptidase family serine peptidase — MKRTIFTILATLLISFSFAQNYEQQIAKAEEFVSKKDFCNAYEIFKPLLIDSNQGTIYDYYYASLSAVNCKKDEDALNWLNVAAEKGLGLKDGEIDFIKKDKNFKELKSTEKWASIINTMQNKFADKKLIEEAKSKKWVSTITKNAIQKKRSKFNTANSGFALYYSSAENINVPYLVFVPKNYNANKPTKAIIYLHGGINSTENFNFDKPEITQEPIFKVADHFNSIIIYPFGKKDFGWMNQKKAFQNIYKILTQVKSTYNIDKKNIYLGGMSNGGTATFWFASQRPSIFTGFYAISANPKLEIGNINFNFDKPFYEIHTKDDSVFKFDDVEKIYNTNKSRNWHFESIANGDHGIIYQQNGNEVLENLLKELIENKNAR; from the coding sequence ATGAAAAGAACAATTTTTACAATTTTAGCAACTTTACTTATTAGTTTCTCTTTTGCTCAAAATTATGAACAACAAATAGCGAAAGCAGAAGAATTTGTAAGCAAAAAAGATTTTTGTAACGCTTATGAAATATTTAAACCTCTATTAATAGATAGTAATCAAGGTACCATATACGACTATTACTATGCTTCTCTTTCTGCTGTCAATTGTAAAAAAGACGAAGATGCTTTAAACTGGCTTAATGTTGCTGCTGAAAAAGGTTTAGGATTAAAAGATGGAGAAATAGATTTTATTAAAAAAGATAAAAATTTCAAGGAATTAAAAAGCACAGAAAAATGGGCTTCAATTATCAACACTATGCAAAATAAATTTGCAGATAAAAAATTAATTGAAGAAGCAAAATCTAAAAAATGGGTTTCCACTATAACAAAGAATGCTATTCAAAAAAAAAGATCAAAATTTAATACCGCCAATTCTGGCTTTGCATTATATTATTCAAGCGCGGAAAATATCAATGTTCCATATTTAGTCTTTGTTCCCAAAAATTACAACGCTAATAAACCTACAAAAGCGATAATATATCTACACGGAGGAATTAATTCGACAGAAAATTTCAATTTTGATAAACCTGAAATAACGCAAGAACCAATTTTTAAAGTTGCAGACCATTTTAATTCCATAATTATTTATCCATTTGGTAAGAAAGATTTTGGCTGGATGAATCAAAAAAAGGCTTTTCAGAACATCTATAAAATTCTGACTCAAGTTAAATCTACTTATAATATAGATAAAAAAAATATTTATTTGGGAGGAATGTCAAATGGTGGCACAGCAACTTTTTGGTTTGCTTCTCAAAGACCAAGTATTTTTACAGGTTTTTATGCGATTTCTGCTAATCCTAAATTAGAGATTGGAAATATTAATTTCAATTTCGATAAACCTTTTTATGAAATCCATACAAAAGATGATTCTGTTTTTAAGTTTGATGATGTAGAAAAAATATATAACACAAACAAGTCAAGGAATTGGCATTTTGAATCTATAGCAAATGGTGACCACGGAATTATCTATCAACAAAACGGAAATGAAGTTCTAGAAAACTTGCTGAAAGAATTAATTGAAAATAAAAACGCCAGATAA
- the ere(D) gene encoding EreD family erythromycin esterase produces MKNIKPLTFPFNSENNTSIKQSLFRFREYFDSSTIVGLGENSHFIKEFFTFRHQVIEFLVTECDFDTLAFEFGFSEGLEVDKWIKSQIPFDDLDKLLSHFYYPNEFKDTLLWLRRYNQDNNNQITFLGVDIPKNGGSYFPNFRIVSDYLQRLSIVSSDVLQKILNLAEKFDFYSTSQLALNLSLFDEAEHNELKALLLKVYIRLITLQPKLESLEFQSIVHQVKGLIYMNYNADAMESFITERGIEGDMGAKDQYMAESIDWFLKNSLGKKIILVAHNAHIQKTPVDFDGFISCYPMGQRLSMTFGEKYKAFAITNLRGETAALYPDNDYQFGFRVDKFPLDFPESDSVEFIMQEFGGKECCLLMNRSTELKNCNKIRFDSMCLKTEIEEAFDGIFLIEKSTVSEVVD; encoded by the coding sequence ATGAAAAATATAAAACCCTTAACTTTTCCGTTTAATTCGGAAAATAATACATCCATAAAACAAAGTCTTTTTCGATTTCGAGAATATTTTGATTCTTCTACAATTGTTGGTTTAGGCGAAAACTCACATTTCATAAAAGAGTTTTTTACATTCAGGCATCAAGTTATTGAGTTTTTAGTAACTGAATGTGATTTTGACACCTTGGCATTTGAGTTTGGTTTTTCTGAAGGATTAGAAGTTGATAAGTGGATAAAATCACAAATTCCATTCGACGATTTGGATAAGTTACTGTCACACTTTTATTATCCAAATGAGTTTAAAGATACTTTGCTATGGCTTCGTCGGTATAATCAAGACAATAATAATCAAATTACCTTTTTAGGTGTGGATATTCCTAAAAATGGAGGTTCTTATTTTCCAAACTTTCGTATTGTATCTGATTATTTGCAAAGACTTTCAATCGTTTCTTCTGATGTCTTACAGAAGATTTTAAATCTTGCTGAGAAATTTGATTTCTATTCGACTTCTCAGCTTGCGTTAAATTTATCGCTTTTTGATGAAGCTGAACATAATGAATTAAAAGCATTGCTATTAAAAGTTTACATTCGTTTGATTACTCTTCAACCAAAATTAGAAAGTTTAGAATTTCAATCGATAGTTCATCAAGTTAAAGGCTTGATTTATATGAATTATAATGCTGATGCTATGGAAAGTTTCATTACTGAAAGGGGAATTGAAGGAGATATGGGAGCAAAAGACCAGTATATGGCAGAAAGCATTGATTGGTTTTTGAAAAATTCACTTGGTAAAAAGATTATTTTGGTTGCCCACAATGCTCACATTCAAAAAACTCCGGTAGATTTTGATGGATTTATTAGTTGTTATCCAATGGGGCAAAGACTTTCGATGACTTTTGGAGAAAAATATAAAGCATTTGCAATAACTAATCTACGTGGAGAAACTGCGGCATTGTATCCTGATAATGATTATCAATTTGGCTTTAGGGTTGATAAATTTCCACTTGATTTTCCAGAGTCGGATTCTGTTGAATTTATTATGCAAGAATTTGGAGGAAAAGAATGCTGTTTACTAATGAACAGAAGTACGGAATTAAAAAATTGTAATAAGATTCGATTTGATTCGATGTGCCTAAAAACTGAAATAGAAGAAGCTTTTGACGGAATTTTTCTAATAGAAAAATCAACTGTTTCAGAAGTAGTGGATTGA
- the catB gene encoding type B chloramphenicol O-acetyltransferase — MKNFFESPFKGKIIKDHITNPNIISGKYSYYSGYYHGHSFDDCARYLFPDRNDVDKLIIGSYCSIGSGASFIMAGNQGHKYDWISSFPFFYMSEFDVFSKSQDGFQKAGDTVVGNDVWIGSEAMIMPGVQIGDGAVIGSRALVTKDVEPYSIVGGNPAKLIKKRFSDDDIQKLQEMKWWEWDEENLFEAMPILCSNKIDLLYKFFRKMK, encoded by the coding sequence ATGAAAAATTTCTTCGAAAGTCCTTTTAAAGGAAAAATAATCAAAGACCACATAACTAATCCCAATATAATTTCGGGTAAATATTCTTATTATTCCGGTTATTATCACGGTCATTCATTTGATGATTGTGCTCGTTATCTGTTTCCGGACAGGAATGATGTCGATAAACTAATTATCGGTTCTTACTGCTCAATAGGGAGTGGTGCAAGTTTCATAATGGCAGGTAATCAAGGTCATAAATATGATTGGATTTCCAGTTTTCCATTTTTTTATATGTCTGAATTTGATGTTTTCAGTAAAAGCCAAGATGGATTTCAAAAAGCAGGAGATACAGTTGTTGGGAATGATGTTTGGATTGGTAGTGAAGCTATGATAATGCCAGGAGTTCAGATAGGAGATGGAGCTGTTATTGGCAGTCGTGCTTTGGTTACAAAAGATGTTGAACCTTATTCAATTGTAGGGGGAAATCCAGCCAAATTAATAAAAAAGAGATTTAGCGATGATGACATCCAAAAGTTGCAGGAAATGAAATGGTGGGAATGGGATGAGGAAAATCTTTTTGAAGCAATGCCAATTCTTTGTTCAAATAAAATCGATTTGTTGTACAAGTTTTTTAGAAAAATGAAATGA
- a CDS encoding IS91 family transposase, whose translation MSASYRISSRTALWIPFSLYAAKMESRSKAKHQNGGVADVLRKLNLSARNFTVHQEKTLRALSYCRTSALGGHIDACDECGNMSISYNSCRNRHCPQCQGHKKEEWIRKREADLLPCSYYHLVFTLPEELNGLSIANPTLVYKTLFEAAWATLNQFGNTEGIQLGMIAILHTWGQNLSLHPHLHCIVPGGGINRQGRWKKKVRTDKYLFSVKAMSKVFRAKFVASLKACGIKDAHLMDRLFTKNWVVYAKRPFGGPKQVIEYLGRYTHKVAISNHRIKEVTDKEVRFGYKDYRKGGEKKEMTLSHVEFIRRFSLHILPRRFVRIRHYGILSSSWKRGKLRALQSGLKIKIPEVTPKTLLNKCRCCKEGNLVTIAVFGQRGPPQDFLFVTQPLSAK comes from the coding sequence ATGTCTGCCAGCTATCGGATCAGCAGCCGCACAGCCCTCTGGATACCGTTTTCGCTTTATGCCGCAAAAATGGAATCCCGAAGTAAGGCAAAGCATCAAAACGGAGGCGTTGCAGATGTTCTTCGTAAACTCAATCTATCGGCCCGGAATTTTACGGTTCATCAGGAAAAAACGCTTCGGGCTCTATCATATTGCCGCACTTCAGCTTTGGGTGGTCATATCGATGCGTGTGACGAATGCGGAAATATGAGCATCAGTTACAACTCCTGCAGAAACCGTCACTGTCCCCAGTGTCAGGGACACAAAAAGGAAGAATGGATCCGGAAACGTGAAGCGGACTTGCTGCCGTGCAGCTATTATCATCTGGTTTTTACGCTTCCTGAAGAACTGAACGGTTTGTCCATTGCCAATCCCACCCTTGTTTACAAAACCTTATTTGAAGCCGCCTGGGCGACTTTAAACCAATTCGGTAACACCGAAGGAATCCAACTGGGAATGATTGCCATTCTACACACTTGGGGACAAAACCTGAGCCTGCATCCGCACCTGCACTGTATTGTTCCGGGTGGTGGCATCAACAGGCAGGGCAGATGGAAAAAGAAAGTACGAACCGATAAATATCTGTTCTCCGTAAAAGCGATGAGCAAAGTCTTCCGCGCGAAGTTTGTGGCTTCATTAAAGGCTTGTGGAATTAAAGATGCCCACCTCATGGACAGGCTCTTCACCAAAAACTGGGTCGTATATGCCAAGCGGCCTTTTGGCGGCCCGAAACAGGTGATCGAATATTTAGGCAGATACACCCACAAAGTCGCCATCAGCAACCACCGCATCAAAGAAGTTACCGATAAAGAAGTGCGTTTTGGCTACAAAGATTACCGGAAAGGTGGCGAAAAAAAGGAGATGACCCTATCCCATGTGGAGTTTATCAGGCGCTTCAGTCTTCATATTCTGCCCAGAAGGTTTGTGCGAATCCGCCATTACGGGATTTTGAGCAGCAGCTGGAAACGTGGGAAACTCCGGGCTCTGCAATCCGGTTTAAAGATCAAGATCCCGGAGGTAACACCCAAAACGCTGCTCAATAAATGCCGGTGCTGCAAGGAGGGAAACCTGGTGACCATTGCTGTTTTCGGGCAGCGCGGTCCGCCGCAGGACTTTCTTTTCGTCACCCAACCTTTGTCTGCGAAATAA
- a CDS encoding tyrosine-type recombinase/integrase translates to MLKTEGLPYSYLHLPAIPKVKKLPTILSREEIWRMLQSAELLKHKLLIGLIYGCGLRCMEVRNIKLQHLDFDRKMLHIVQGKGGKDRYVPLSEHLIRGLKTFISIENPDQYLFNGNHNRNIEEIDLKTHQNALQKPDFDSRYSQRGVQWVIKTISKKAGITKEVHTHTLRHSYATHLLEDGVPIIMVQKLMGHERIESTMEYLHVCQLSDQQPHSPLDTVFALCRKNGIPK, encoded by the coding sequence TTGCTGAAAACCGAAGGCTTGCCTTACAGCTACCTCCATCTTCCCGCGATTCCAAAAGTGAAAAAACTTCCCACTATTTTAAGCCGTGAAGAAATCTGGCGAATGCTTCAAAGTGCCGAACTCCTGAAACACAAACTGCTCATCGGCCTGATCTACGGTTGCGGACTGCGCTGTATGGAAGTAAGAAATATCAAGCTTCAGCATTTGGATTTCGACCGGAAGATGCTGCATATCGTGCAGGGTAAAGGCGGCAAAGACCGGTATGTTCCCCTGTCCGAACATTTAATCAGAGGCTTGAAAACCTTCATCAGTATTGAAAATCCGGATCAGTATTTATTCAATGGGAACCATAACAGGAATATTGAGGAGATTGATTTAAAAACACATCAAAACGCTTTACAGAAACCGGATTTTGATTCCCGCTACAGCCAGCGCGGCGTTCAGTGGGTGATCAAAACCATTTCTAAAAAAGCCGGCATCACCAAAGAAGTCCACACCCACACTTTGCGCCACAGCTACGCCACGCATCTGCTGGAAGACGGCGTTCCGATCATCATGGTTCAGAAACTTATGGGTCATGAAAGAATTGAATCGACGATGGAATACCTCCATGTCTGCCAGCTATCGGATCAGCAGCCGCACAGCCCTCTGGATACCGTTTTCGCTTTATGCCGCAAAAATGGAATCCCGAAGTAA